In Gracilinanus agilis isolate LMUSP501 chromosome 1, AgileGrace, whole genome shotgun sequence, the sequence GATAAAAAATGACCACCCACCCCAAATTACAattacaaacctggagtcagaaggtgaaagtagaagagacagaagtttatttcttttcctcatgagGAAGGCAAATACCCTGGTGGCAAATGCAATGCCTGGGCACAAATACAAACATTATATAGATTCCTGATGTGAGATAACCCTCCCTCCTTTGTCTGACCTCCCTTTGTCTGGAAGTCATGACTTACAATCTAGGCACAAAGCCTACCCCAATCAAAAAATCACTTGGGAGGAGGTAAGAGTAAGAGTATCACCCTAAATTTTCAAGGGTAAAgagagatgggggcagctgggtagctcagagcatggagagccaggcctagaaatgggaggtcctgggttcaaatctggcctcagacacttcccagctatgtgaccctgggcaagtcacttgacccccatggcccacccttaccactcttctacctaggagccaatacacagaagttaagggtttaaaaaaaaagggtaaagagagataaggagGCAGCTGGGCTGACCTTGGATAAGGGGACCTCTCATAGTCTCTCAATCTCCCAAGGCACCAGGCTTCTGCCCCCTAAATCTTCTAGGCAAATAGTAATCATGAAGTCCTTGAAACCAAAGGAGAATGGTTTTACACATTCCACTCTTAATTGGGGAGTGTAAGCTAAGTGCTTTGCCTTGAGGAGGACACACTGAATTTTATCACATTCaataatatcctttgaccatttgtcaattgtggcATTCTTTGCAGTCTTAGGAATTCAGTTCTGCCATGGATCTGGAGCTTTCATGTCACTCTCACAAAAGGGGAAAGCTTGAAGGACTcgagagatcatttagtccaacactGAATTTTTTAGAATATTGGTATTTTGGGCCATCTGCCTTCAGACAAAGAATTGATGGGAGGAGtctgcatttttctttgtcttttttttgctagagatctcttctacaaaatgactaatgagGAAAGTGTgctacatgattacacatgtaaaatctatatcaaatagCTTGGCATCTCAGGGagtaggaaaagggagagagagaagatgggaagaagggagacaatttagaactcagactttttaagaaatgaaggtttacacttcccagctgtgtgttcctgggcaagtcacttgacccccattgcccacccttaccactcttccacccagaagccaatacacagaagttaagggttaaaaaaaaaaaaaagaaagaaaaaaaaagaaaaaagaaatgaaggttaaaattgttttcacatgtaattggaaaaaataaaatattatttaaaatattagtattttttaagtattcatgtcttttgccatCACAtcacagagccaggcctagagacgggaggtcctaggtttaaatatggcctcagatacttcctagctatgtgaccctggacaagtctcttaacccctattgcctagcccttacctgcttgtcagccttggagccaatagatagtattgattctaagatggatggcaaggatttaaaaaaaaaatactttgttaatACATAAAATCaaacacaggattacaaaggaatccAAGTTTTTTGAAAtatctgtggaaaaaaaaatgtttctgagTTTCACAGACTTCAGGTCAAGAGCCCTTGATCTCCTACCATCTTTGGTTTGGGATTACACCGAATTACCTTCCTTTATGGTTTTTGCAAATTACATACATACTGTATGTAATTATGTGggttcttcctcttttgctttgcatcagttcatgctaATACCCAGGCCCCTCATTTTAGGGGGTAGAAATTTGGCCCTCAGAGAGTTTAAGGGATTTCTTTGAGTTTACACAGAAAGTAAGTAGCTGGCCACCTATGTAAATGCCTAAATAACACACTTGGCTTTCAACATCCACAGCCCAAGGACAAATTCAACAGCCTTTGTGGAGCTCTCCCACAATCTATTATTGTCTAAATGaattagtgaatgaatgaatgaatgaatgaaaacttgtttttttttaggtttatctttattttattttaataacaaatttacacatcaGTTTTCTACATGTATATGATTCACGtagtctccctcccttcttccctctcctctcccagagttgacaatcaattcaatctgggttatacatgtattctcactcaaaacctattttcgtagtattcatttttgtaagagaataatctgggggcagctgggtagctcagtggattgagagccagacctagagatgggaggtcctaggttcaaatctggcctcagacacttcccagctgtgtgaccctgggcaagtcacttaccccccattgcctacccttaccactcttctgccttggagccaatacacagtattgacttcatcacagaaggtaagggtttaaaaaaaaaaaaagagaataatcttataaaaccaaaaccccaaataaagaagtgctaaatcatatgttttcttctaaaattcctacttgaacagttctttctctgtaggtggagaGCATTCATTGTCgcatgtccctcagaattgtcctggatcatagtGTTACTGTTAGTAGCAAGGTCTATCACATTTTatctttccacaatatttcagttacggtgtacaatgttttcctggttctgcttatttcactgcatcagttcatggaggtccttctggctctttctgaaatcatcctgttcagcattccttatagctcaatagtattccatcaccatcatagaccacaattggttcaaccattccccaattaaggaacatccctttagtttccaattctttgccaccacaaaaattgaagctataaatatttctgtacaaacgggtcctttcccatttttttatcctttgggatatagacctattagtggtatgactggatcaaaaggtacacattcttttatagccctttgggcataattccaaattgcccccaGAATGGTTTAATCAATTTgcgactccaccagcaatgcattggtgtcTCAATTTCGCCagattccctccaacatttattattttcctttactgtcatattggccaatctgataggggtGAGGGGATtcctcaaagttttttttaatttgcatttctctcatcaggggtgatttaaaacattttttcatatgattattgatagctttgacttcatttgaaaactgcctattcatattctttgaccatttgtcaattggggaatgacttggtttcttataaatttgaggtAGTTCCTTATATAGTTGAGTAATGAGACCtttaaaagaaatttgttataaaattattttcctagtttgttgcttccattctaatcttggttgcattggctttgtttgtacaaacccttttaagtttaataatcaaaattattcattttatatcttgtaatgtcttttacctcttgtttggtcataaattcttcccttccccatagatctaacaggtaaaaTATTCTACATCCCCCTAATTTACTTggaatatcactctttatgtttaaatcatgtacccattttgaccttatcttggtatagggggtgagatattgatctaaacctaattttggCCATTCTATGAAAACTCATTGATTAAGTGCTCAGCACACGTTTTAATGGGAGAGAGGGCACTTAGAGAAAGTCCCACAGTCCTTAGGGGCAAAGTAGCTGGTTGGGACTTTTTTCATTAATGTCCTTTCGCTGATAAAATCCTATCGGTTTCTGACAAGGACCAAGGAGGCTTCGTCAGGGATCTGGGTGCAGAGGCTGCTGGCACGCAATCCTGACGACATCTTGAACGAGGGTAATAATAAGTCCGTTCCTGAGGACTTCCCAGGGCTGCTGTGAGGGACTAGTGAGCCGGGGGCCATGAGTGTGCTTGGAAACGTAAGGGAAAGCACTTCCACGCGCTTTAACGTATAGACTCTAAATGCTTTACAAGCATTAGTCCCAAGACTGCTCAGTGAGCACCCAGTAGCCGGCTACAACGGATGATCTTTTGCCTTTCCGTCGAGCCGGAGAGAAATTCCGATGTTCAGCAGAGGGATCCGGGCCGTAGCACAGGCCTACAATCACCCCCCAAAGCTGTTGcttcttttgcttctgtttccgCATCAGTAAAATGAGTCCAGCTAGGTTTGATGGAAGGTAGAGCTCGTTAAAACTGTCAGAGAGAGGTGGAGGCGGCGGTGAGGGCGGCCGCGGAGGGAGAGGGAGGCCCCGCTGGCCGCCCAGATCCTGCGGCTCTCGCCTCCACCTcgctttcctctcccctccatctTCCAACGGAAGCCACCACCGCAGCCGCCCCTCCTGCGAACCGACGCGAGCAGACTCAGCAATGGGGTGCGTTAGAAGTAAGGAAAGCAAAGATCCAGCTATGAAATATGGAACCCCAAGCAGTACagagaatattaatataaatgtGGGTCGTTTGGGATCAGAACTTAGCCTAGAGTGCCAGTCATCTTCCGTAAGGGGATCAACTGTTAATTTCTCCAGTTATTCCACGGAACCATATGGAGGTGCTTCCTATTCATCTGTGTTAAGTCCAGATTCGGCTGGCCAAGCAGATGATGTTTCTCTGTTTGTGGCCTTATATGACTATGAAGCTAGAACTGCAGAAGATCTTGGTTTTAGGAAGAATGAAATCATTGAagtcatcagtaaaatggaaggAGACTGGTGGGAAGCAAGAGCCGTAGCGACAGGAAAGACTGGCTTCATCCCTAGCAATTTCGTAGCTCCCGTCCACTCCATTCAGGCCGAAGACTGGTTTTTCGGCAAACTGAGCAGAAAAGATGCCGAGAGACTCCTTCTGTCTCCTGGGAGGCCACGAGGTATGTTCTTAGTAAGAGAAAGTGAAACCACCAAAGGAgccttttccctttctgttcaGGACTGGGATGAGGTCAAGGGGGACCACGTCAAACACTACAAAATTCGGAAAGTGGACAATGGGGGATACTATATCAACACCAGAGCACAGTTTGACACTTTGAAGAAACTAGTCGAATACTACAGAGACTGTGAAGATGGCTTGTGCCATGTGTTAAGCACTGTGTGTCCTCCGGTGAAACctcagactccaggtctggccaAAGACGCTTGGGAAATTCCTAGAGAATCTTTAAAGCTAGAAGTGAAGCTAGGACAAGGCTATTTCGGTGAAGTATGGATGGGAACATGGAATGGGAAGATAAAAGTGGCCATCAAAACACTAAAGCCTGGTACCATGATGCCGCAAGCTTTCCTTCAGGAAGCCGAGatcatgaagaaactaagacatgATAAACTGGTCCCATTATATGCTGTTGTTTCCGAGGAACCCATTTATATTGTCACGGAATGGATGACAAAAGGAAGCTTATTGGATTTCCtcaagaaaggagaaggaaagcaCTTGAAGTTCCCACAACTGATCGATATAGCAGCCCAGGTTGCCGATGGTATGGCATATATCGAAAGAATGAACTACATCCACCGAGATCTTCGAGCGGCTAACATCCTCGTAGGAGATaaccttatttgtaaaatagcagATTTTGGATTAGCCAGGCTAATTGAGGATGATGAATACACTGCAAGGCAAGGAGCCAAATTTCCAATCAAGTGGACAGCTCCTGAGGCGGCATTATATGGTCGTTTCACAATTAAATCTGATGGTTGGTCATTCGGAGTTCTGCTAACAGAACTTGTAACAAAGGGTAGAGTGCCATATCCAGGGATGGTAAATCGGGAAGTCTTGGAAAAGGTAGCAAAGGGATACAGAATGCCATGTCCTCAGGGCTGCCCAGAATCTCTCCATCAGCTGATGAACCTTTGTTGGAAGAAGGAGCCTGAGGAAAGGCCAACATTTGAATATATTCAGTCCTTCTTAGAAAACTACTTTATTACTACAGAACCACAATACCAGCCATCTGACAATATATAAGTGGCAACCCTACACCACATGTCCAAATTTGCCAGAATGTAAAAGAACTTGTGTAGAGTTCCCCACTTACGAAAAGGAGTCTAAAGAAGAAAATCTTCTCCACTCTGCAGGCTCTTCATGGCAAACTGGCATTCCAGATACACTTGCACAAAACCACTGTTTACTGTTAACTGTGTTAAACTCTAAAGAACCAATGATGcaattttccaatttatttcgGGGTCCAAAGAAAGTTTAATTAAGATACTAATGACAGTATGAATGTTGGCATGATAACGAATAGCAACGAGGCTACTATTTGtaaatcccttcctttctttatttcccccaAACTCAGAATTTCCATATTCGAGGAAAACCATTTAGCATGACGTATAAACCTGGGAGATAAGCACAAATGCAAAATGACACTTTCAGTACGATTTTAAACCAAGGAACTTTTGGGTATTGGACCAAACATTTCCAATCCAGTTCTGTAAAATTTTCtccataattttaataaaatttatcatATTTGATAGATAAATCTATAACACtgatttaattttcctttagCATAAGCTAATCCaggttttggaaagaaaaaaaaattaatctaaatgACATATGACTTGGTTAAATGTTAGATGTCAGGCAATGAAATTGGAAAGTGTAATGCACTGGTAAGACTTATTTTGATGTAACTGGAAAATGGCAGGAGagattcttctttttaattatgtTTCGACTAGctcaaatgagaataatgaagTACTAGGAAATGTGCTGATATTTTATCAGATTACGATCATAAAAGCTGACGGTTTGGGACTTGAAATTATAGTCTACACTCTTAGGGAAGAGTTGTTAATCTTTAGttcttaagaaagaaaacaaggccAATCTTTAGAAAGTgcatttctaaaaaatgaaattggtacTGGGAGATGGAGCTGTGTACTCATGGTGATGGGCGCCACAAATGTCAAATGGCACCAGTTCAGGGTTTTGAATGATTGCACTTTTGCTTTTCTTGAATATATGATGTTTAACAGACAGAAAAAGATGTGTTtaagaggaaaatgggaaaagaaaatttgaaaaaatataggtAGGGGGACAAAGTGTTTAATGTTGACCTAATATAGTGACAACATGGCTTTTCTGGCATTCAAAATATCCAACACTGTAACTATTTTCTGTGATTTCAGACATAAGTAATGTGACTAAGATCATGGGGCTctgtggctttatttttttaaatatacatccAACTCTGTGTTATCACCCTCAAAGTAGTCAACATGGAAGGCTTATAAACCCTTTATTCCAACAATGCTGTCATTACCCAAAACATTTTTGGAACCTTTTTGGAATTGCCTTCAGAACTTAttcttctgggggggggggcatctgagtagctcagtggactgagacaggaggtcccaggttcaaatctggcctcagacacttcccagctgtctgaccctggccaagtcactgacccccattgcccacccttaccactcttctaccttggagctaatacacagtattgacttcaagatggaaggtgaggatcttaaaaaaaaaaaaaaaaaaaaaagaacttattcttttaaatgttcccagtaattgtttttatattatcttctatcttttatattatattataatacattttatattatattatcttagATCTTAGTCATTTGTAAATGGATTTGCTTTTTGGAAACAGccccaaattccaattaaataTGGTGAACAACCATGGGTGAGAATCAAGTGGGATAACTTTTTAAACCTAACCCTTGGGTTTAGAAAAGAGAGATTTTGACTGTAAGTAATTAAGCTACTTTTCTCATTTGACTTATAAACTGGTTTTGAAGGGGATTCTGTAAAAAAGAGTTTCCCTTCCAATAAATATAGTTTTTGAAGGAGACATCTTTGAAGGTTatcatttatgttatttttttaagctgCTCTTTGCAGTTATACCTTGTATTAAGCAATAACAACATGGGTCTCTGCAGTTCAGGAATGAAGTTGATTTCATTTAGCTGAATGAATCATGAAAACTTTAATTTATCCTACAGTATCTGctaaaattcaattcatttaaaaaaatgtgatggaaaaCCTTAATGCAAGTGGGCAATAGAGTTCTGGTactaaaaattatgatttttcatgtttatattaCTTACTTAGCACTGAATCCCTCTACCAAATGGATCTTTCTAAAAATAGTGCCATCATATTATTTTCCCTTACCTCCTAGAAACCTGTGATATCAGATTTTTAAGGGGCTTTTTGCAAACTATGAAATTGCAATTTTTCTAAGCATTTAAAAAGGGTAACCAATTATATGTGTATGCCCTAGTGTCGTTAAAGAAAAAAGCCAGAAAATGCTGCTGGTATTCATTAGGTTTTTACTGAATGGAAACAGTTCCTTataataacatttgtatagtaAAGAAATGAAGTGCTCACTTAATATGTATTCACTTTAAATagttatgtatttttaaatttgttgagAAAATCAACTTGAtacatttaaagctttttttttccaacaacttttcatctctaaaatcttAATGTGGAATATACCCTAACCAAAAATGAAAGTtggtactgttaatttggttttctttctttcctttttttaattagatttaccagtactttgtctattttatctgttttttcaaaataccagcttctagtcattTATAaagtcaatagttcttttacttttgattttattaatttctcctttgatttttagtatttctaatttagttttcatctggggatttttaatttgttcattttctagttttttaa encodes:
- the LOC123230645 gene encoding tyrosine-protein kinase Yes-like, with amino-acid sequence MGCVRSKESKDPAMKYGTPSSTENININVGRLGSELSLECQSSSVRGSTVNFSSYSTEPYGGASYSSVLSPDSAGQADDVSLFVALYDYEARTAEDLGFRKNEIIEVISKMEGDWWEARAVATGKTGFIPSNFVAPVHSIQAEDWFFGKLSRKDAERLLLSPGRPRGMFLVRESETTKGAFSLSVQDWDEVKGDHVKHYKIRKVDNGGYYINTRAQFDTLKKLVEYYRDCEDGLCHVLSTVCPPVKPQTPGLAKDAWEIPRESLKLEVKLGQGYFGEVWMGTWNGKIKVAIKTLKPGTMMPQAFLQEAEIMKKLRHDKLVPLYAVVSEEPIYIVTEWMTKGSLLDFLKKGEGKHLKFPQLIDIAAQVADGMAYIERMNYIHRDLRAANILVGDNLICKIADFGLARLIEDDEYTARQGAKFPIKWTAPEAALYGRFTIKSDGWSFGVLLTELVTKGRVPYPGMVNREVLEKVAKGYRMPCPQGCPESLHQLMNLCWKKEPEERPTFEYIQSFLENYFITTEPQYQPSDNI